A single Mytilus trossulus isolate FHL-02 chromosome 12, PNRI_Mtr1.1.1.hap1, whole genome shotgun sequence DNA region contains:
- the LOC134693267 gene encoding uncharacterized protein LOC134693267: MFGYGVKVFSFIGFAVTTLLISVTNGQPGPQPWQGGSMNAIPDADGNWQYVGEPNGQEDSQPTEPFTGDKIPIRLNSPMPQGGRRPRPMRLNSVGAVNTGETGFVNPQSPGRNPQNLNNRFGDSKSNMTQFMRGVMRKGKGVMNKIMQALQSGNTSSSVFISRQSRQFLPSACTQEMLQIQTDCFSKNGYTMDSFFHTLRNGSFSDTKQSSSMDGLKEQLCKKRQGILDCAIPAIIGKRDKPPCLDVHDYNFGQEMALKGLRIVQDVCETGLLPPSPICVPLVNREMQRCYTKVGFSPDMFISDDKDVEGAVIGKDMDAAQKFCGSRKQLYDCMRLVMKNCPQAEEYLMMSGHDQTAIEKSIDVLCDNKKVYVDGLNCFQTPSETVHNCIDVMSSQTLDLEARQMWKSMGKDDFFKEFCRIRVQHMECDTTAWKESCHEVTVGLKNEFQCAMLPGICHNITEIDDILHNNVCRRQAFLQALRSSYGGASTPSSWVLSIALAVGLSLFFL; encoded by the exons atGTTTGGTTATGGAGTTaaagtattttcttttatag GATTTGCAGTAACAACTCTGTTGATAAGTGTTACGAATGGTCAACCTGGTCCACAACCATGGCAAGGAGGATCAATGAATGCTATCCCGGATGCCGATGGTAATTGGCAGTATGTTGGTGAACCGAATGGACAAGAAGACTCACAACCAACAGAACCCTTCACAGGAGATAAAATTCCAATACGACTTAACAGTCCAATGCCTCAAGGAGGCAGAAGGCCGAGACCAATGAGATTAAATAGTGTTGGCGCAGTAAACACTGGCGAGACAGGCTTTGTCAATCCACAAAGTCCTGGTAGAAATcctcaaaatttaaataacagatTTGGAGATAGCAAAAGCAATATGACACAATTTATGCGAGGAGTGATGAGGAAAGGcaaaggggtaatgaataaaataatgcaAGCCCTTCAATCTGGGAATACTAGTAGCAGTGTGTTCATCTCTAGACAATCTAGACAATTCTTACCATCAGCATGTACACAAGAAATGTTGCAAATTCAAACTGACTGTTTCTCTAAGAATGGCTACACTATGGACTCTTTCTTTCACACGTTACGAAACGGTAGTTTTTCTGACACCAAACAATCGAGTTCCATGGATGGCCTGAAAGAACAACTATGCAA AAAGAGACAAGGCATCTTGGATTGTGCTATTCCCGCCATAATAGGAAAACGAGACAAACCGCCATGCCTTGATGTACATGATTATAATTTTGGACAAGAAATGGCTCTGAAGGGTCTACGAATCGTGCAGGACGTATGTGAAACag GACTGTTACCCCCATCACCTATATGTGTACCGTTGGTGAACAGAGAGATGCAAAGATGTTATACCAAAGTAGGTTTTAGTCCCGATATGTTTATCTCAGACGACAAAGATGTGGAGGGAGCAGTCATTGGCAAAGATATGGATGCTGCACAAAAGTTTTGTGG AtcaagaaaacaattatatgatTGCATGAGATTAGTCATGAAGAATTGTCCTCAAGCAGAGGAGTATTTAATGATGTCAGGACATGATCAGACAGCCATTGAGAAAAGTATAGATGTTCTCTGTGACAATAAAAAAG tgTATGTTGACGGATTAAATTGCTTCCAGACCCCAAGCGAAACTGTACATAACTGTATTGATGTAATGTCGTCACAGACATTAGATCTCGAGGCTAGACAAATGTGGAAGTCCATGGGGAAAGACGATTTCTTTAAGGAATTTTGCAG aATTCGTGTTCAGCATATGGAGTGTGACACTACTGCATGGAAGGAGAGTTGCCATGAAGTTACCGTAGGGCTGAAGAATGAATTTCAGTGCGCCATGTTGCCAGGGATATGTCATAACATCACAGAAATCGATGACATTCTACACAATAATGTTTGTAGACGTCAGGCTTTTCTTCAAGCTTTAAGAAGTTCGTACGGTGGAGCAAGTACTCCAAGCTCTTGGGTTTTATCAATTGCACTTGCAGTGGGACTAAGTCTATTCTTTCTATAA